The Chlorogloeopsis sp. ULAP01 genome has a segment encoding these proteins:
- the rpe gene encoding ribulose-phosphate 3-epimerase: MTETLSKKHIVIAPSILSADFSRLGDEVRAVDEAGADWIHVDVMDGRFVPNITIGPLVVEAVRPVTKKPLDVHLMIVEPEKYVADFAKAGADIISVHCEHNASPHLHRTLGQIKELGKQAGVVLNPSTPLDLIEYVLELCDLILIMSVNPGFGGQSFIPGVVPKIRKLRQMCDERGLDPWIEVDGGLKANNTWQVLEAGANAIVAGSAVFNAKDYAEAITAIRNSKRPTPELAKV, translated from the coding sequence ATGACCGAAACGCTATCTAAAAAGCATATTGTGATTGCTCCATCTATCCTATCAGCGGATTTTAGTCGCCTCGGAGACGAAGTACGCGCTGTAGATGAAGCCGGAGCCGATTGGATTCATGTTGATGTAATGGACGGTCGTTTCGTACCTAATATTACGATAGGTCCTCTGGTAGTGGAGGCGGTTCGTCCGGTTACGAAAAAGCCACTGGATGTCCACTTAATGATTGTGGAGCCAGAAAAGTATGTTGCGGACTTTGCGAAAGCTGGTGCAGATATTATCTCCGTACATTGCGAGCATAATGCTTCACCACACCTACACCGCACTCTCGGTCAAATTAAAGAACTTGGTAAGCAAGCCGGTGTCGTTCTCAACCCATCCACACCTCTGGATTTAATTGAGTACGTGCTGGAGCTTTGCGATTTGATATTGATTATGAGTGTCAACCCTGGTTTTGGTGGACAAAGCTTTATTCCAGGAGTGGTTCCCAAAATCCGCAAGTTACGTCAGATGTGTGATGAACGCGGTTTAGATCCTTGGATTGAAGTAGATGGCGGGCTGAAAGCTAACAATACCTGGCAAGTTTTAGAAGCTGGAGCAAACGCGATCGTAGCTGGTTCTGCGGTATTTAATGCTAAGGATTATGCTGAGGCGATTACAGCCATTCGCAACAGCAAGCGTCCAACACCAGAATTAGCAAAGGTGTAA
- a CDS encoding HpsJ family protein — MTKSISDKFIPVLNELQDFAYKQADSMNILRVLGYGLLLLALFDIIEMFIPPSFMNPVWEFQTFGTLVERVPVPLIGLVLVFFGETYSRNKWEFRILRFLSWLTLLFTVCFFLMVPLGVINTVRLNNASTTQINAVSQQQIAQAEQVEKQLSQASPEQINNFLKSQGRSLKSQNPEEVKSKILSELSKAKEQVQIQAQANLSSQRMKLIKSSVKWNLGALVSAALFISLWKATHWARVYK; from the coding sequence ATGACTAAATCCATTAGTGATAAATTCATTCCCGTGCTAAATGAGCTACAAGACTTTGCCTATAAACAGGCAGACTCCATGAATATTTTACGAGTACTTGGCTATGGATTATTACTATTAGCTTTGTTCGACATCATAGAGATGTTTATACCACCAAGCTTTATGAATCCTGTTTGGGAATTTCAAACTTTTGGTACACTTGTTGAACGAGTACCTGTACCTTTGATTGGATTAGTGTTGGTATTTTTTGGAGAGACATATTCACGCAACAAATGGGAATTTCGGATTTTGAGATTCCTGTCTTGGCTCACTTTATTGTTTACAGTATGTTTTTTCTTAATGGTTCCTTTAGGAGTCATTAATACCGTCCGGCTCAATAACGCAAGTACTACTCAAATAAATGCTGTTTCACAACAACAAATTGCTCAAGCAGAACAAGTAGAAAAGCAACTAAGTCAAGCTTCACCAGAACAGATTAATAATTTTTTAAAAAGCCAAGGCCGCTCATTAAAAAGTCAAAATCCTGAAGAAGTAAAAAGTAAAATCTTATCAGAACTTTCTAAAGCTAAAGAACAAGTCCAGATTCAAGCACAAGCTAATTTGTCTTCTCAAAGAATGAAATTGATTAAGAGTTCTGTGAAATGGAATTTGGGAGCCTTAGTTTCTGCCGCTTTGTTTATTAGTCTTTGGAAAGCAACTCATTGGGCAAGGGTTTACAAGTAG
- the crtA gene encoding cyanoexosortase A, whose amino-acid sequence MASKCKAIPFTKVKPLKNTQLWLLGIGAGLIAINLTLTWKSGDVAQVGMSVLFLLAVASLLGDKQHNLNFESGIFPSVLGGLLIGILLWQSATFHRSELLESFLRISPLISGLAVGLLASGFKGLKQYWQELTILFFLGIPKLLLSSLFDISPLTAKFSAFLLWYSGFEVSLQGVFINLPTGSVKVYSACSGIESICYLLGISVICLLVFPIQPKRRTLVLIMAIAFGFIINGIRVALLAVISAQKNLQAFNYWHEGDGSLIFGMIQVMVFTLFYVFLLRQQEKNNQDSAELKK is encoded by the coding sequence ATGGCATCTAAATGTAAAGCGATTCCATTTACCAAAGTTAAACCACTAAAAAATACTCAGTTATGGCTATTGGGAATAGGAGCTGGTTTAATTGCAATTAACCTAACTCTGACTTGGAAATCTGGAGATGTTGCTCAAGTAGGAATGAGTGTACTTTTTTTATTAGCTGTAGCTTCTCTACTTGGAGACAAACAACATAATCTAAATTTTGAAAGTGGAATTTTTCCCAGTGTTTTAGGTGGATTATTGATTGGTATTTTACTTTGGCAAAGTGCGACTTTCCATCGTAGTGAATTACTAGAAAGTTTTCTTCGCATCTCACCATTAATTTCTGGTTTAGCTGTTGGTTTATTAGCTTCTGGTTTCAAGGGATTAAAGCAATATTGGCAGGAACTAACGATATTATTTTTTCTCGGCATTCCAAAGTTATTGCTATCATCTCTGTTTGACATTTCTCCCTTGACAGCTAAATTTTCCGCTTTCCTGCTTTGGTATTCCGGTTTTGAAGTATCCCTACAAGGAGTTTTCATCAATTTACCAACAGGAAGTGTCAAGGTTTATTCTGCTTGTTCAGGGATAGAATCTATTTGTTATCTTTTGGGCATTTCTGTGATTTGTTTACTAGTATTTCCCATTCAACCCAAACGGAGAACTCTAGTTCTGATTATGGCGATCGCCTTCGGATTTATTATCAATGGGATACGGGTTGCTCTCTTAGCTGTAATCTCTGCACAGAAGAACTTACAAGCATTTAATTACTGGCATGAGGGTGATGGTTCTCTCATCTTTGGCATGATTCAAGTGATGGTATTTACTTTATTTTATGTTTTCTTGCTTCGACAGCAGGAAAAAAATAATCAAGATTCTGCGGAGTTGAAAAAATAA